Genomic segment of Streptomyces zhihengii:
CTCCCGCTCGCGGGGAGCGGCTTCGGGGCGGCCCGACCTGACCTTCGCCCATTGCGCGTCAAGTCGGAGTACGGCACAGCGTTCCATCCAGACCTCCGGTCGTGCGGGTCCCGACGGAAGCATCCTGGCGCGCGCCTCACTCCCAGCGGAAGAGCCGGGCTGCGGCACCCAGTCCGAGCACGGCCCACACGGCGAGAATGCCCATGTCGGCCCACGGCACTCCCGCACCGTCCCGCAGCACGTCCCGCAGGCCGTCGGACAGGGCCGCGATCGGCAGCAGCGCGAGCACGTCGGCGACGCCCCCGGGGAAGCGGTCCAGCGGCACGATCACGCCGCCGCCCACCAGGAGCAGCAGGAAGACCAGGTTGGCCGCGGCCAGCGTCGCCTCCGCCTTCAGGGTCCCCGCCATCAGCAGCCCCAGCCCCGAGAAGGCGGCGGTCCCGAGGACGAGCAGCAGTACCACCCACAGCGGATTGCCCCGCGGGGACCAGCCGAGGCCGAACGCGATCACCGTCAGCAGCAGGATCTGGAGGACCTCGGTCGCCAGCACCGAGAGCGTCTTGGCGCACATCAGCGCCCAGCGGGGGATCGGCGAGGCGCCGAGCCGCTTGAGCACCCCGTAGCGCCGCTCGAAGCCGGTCGCGATGGCCTGGCCGGTGAACGCGGTCGACATCACCGCCAGGGCGAGGACCCCGGGGGCCAGGAAGTCCACCGGCTCGCCCGCCCCGGTGTCGACGATGTCGACCGTGGAGAAGAGGACCAGCAGCAGCGACGGGATGATCACGGTGAGCAGGAGCTGCTCCCCGTTGCGCAGCAGCATCCTGGTCTCGAACGCGGCCTGGGCGGAGATCATGCGGGCGAGGGGTGCCGCGCCCGGCTTCGGGGTGTACGTGCCGGCGCTCATCCGCGCAGCTCCTTGCCGGTCAGCTCCAGGAAGACGTCCTCCAGCGTGTGCCGCTCCACCGAGATCCGGTCGGGCATCACCCCGTGCTGGGCGCACCAGGAGGTGACGGTGGCCAGCAGCTGCGGGTCGACGCTGCCGCTGATGCGGTAGGTGCCGGGGGTCGGCTCGGCGGCCGCCGAGCCGTCGGGCAGGGCCTTCAGCAGCGAGCCCAGGTCGAGACCGGGACGGCCGGTGAACCGCAGGGTGTTCTCGGCGC
This window contains:
- a CDS encoding ABC transporter permease, with translation MSAGTYTPKPGAAPLARMISAQAAFETRMLLRNGEQLLLTVIIPSLLLVLFSTVDIVDTGAGEPVDFLAPGVLALAVMSTAFTGQAIATGFERRYGVLKRLGASPIPRWALMCAKTLSVLATEVLQILLLTVIAFGLGWSPRGNPLWVVLLLVLGTAAFSGLGLLMAGTLKAEATLAAANLVFLLLLVGGGVIVPLDRFPGGVADVLALLPIAALSDGLRDVLRDGAGVPWADMGILAVWAVLGLGAAARLFRWE